The DNA region AGTCGTAAAATCTATCGCCTTAGAAAACTCTCAAAATGGTTTAGCGCTGATCTTAGAACATTTTGCCGGCCAGTCTCTCAAAGATTATTTAACAGATCAAAACCACCTGAAACTTAACGATTTTTTTATGGTGGCAATTCAATTAGTGCAAATTTTAGGAGACTTGCATAAAAATAAAATTATTCATAAAGATATCAAGCCCCACAATATCCTGATTAACCCCCAAACATTTCAGGTTAAAATCATCGACTTTAGCATCGCTTCTCGCTTAGAAAGAGAAAACCAAACCCTCAGCAATCCCAACTTGTTAGAAGGCACTCTCGCCTATATGTCGCCGGAGCAAACCGGCAGAATGAATCGGTCAATAGACTATCGCACTGATTTTTACTCCTTGGGTGTCACCTTTTATGAAATGCTGACAGGTCAACTGCCTTTTTCTGCAACTGACCCTTTAGAATTTGTTCACTGCCATATTGCGAAAATGCCGGTGCCGCCTCAGCAGCTAAATTCAGAAATTCCAGAGGCAATTTCCTCAATGGTGATGAAGTTATTAGCCAAAATGGCTGAAGATCGGTATCAAAGTGCAGAAGGGTTAAAATTTGACCTAGAAACTTGTTTGATGAAACTACAAACAACTGGCAGGATTTCTGGTTTTATTCCGGGCAGTGCAGATCGAGCCGGTTTATTGAATATTCCGCAAAAACTTTACGGGCGTGAAGCGGAAGTTTCGAGACTTTTGGAAACCTTTGATCGGGTAGCCGGGGGCGCAACCGAGCTAATGCTTGTTTCCGGTTATTCCGGGATTGGCAAAACCGTTTTAGTCAATGAAGTTCATAAACCCATTGTGCGGCAGCGGGGATATTTTATTGCCGGCAAATTTGACCAATTCAAGCGAAATATCCCTTTTGCCTCTCTGATTCAAGCTTTCCAATCCTTAATTCTGCAATTACTCACTGAAAGCGAAGCAGAAATTCACCTTTGGAAAGAAAAACTCTTATTTGCTTTAGGGATTAACGGGCAAGTCATTATCGATGTCATCCCCGAAATCGAACTTATAACCGGCAAACAACCTCCTGTCCCTGAATTAGGGGCAACTGAATCGCAAAACCGTTTCAGCCGCGTCTTTAAACAATTTATTGGCGTATTTACAACCCAAGAACATCCCCTCGTTGTCTTCTTAGACGACTTGCAGTGGGCCGATTCAGCATCCCTGAAATTAATTGAATTGCTGATGACGGATAGCGATAGCAAGTATTTATTGCTCATTGGCGCGTATCGAGATAACGAAGTTTTTCCAACCCATCCTACAATTCAAACGATTGAGAAGATCCAAGCTGCCGGTGCAACCGTCAATAATATTGTGCTTGGCCCATTAGAACTTGTTCATGTCGGACAATTAATTTCCGATACTTTAAATGAGTCTGTTCAGTCAAAGCAGCTAGCCGAACTGCTTTTTAACAAAACACAAGGAAATCCATTTTTCTTAACACAAATACTCAAAACGCTGGCTCAAGAAGACCTGTTAACTTATGACTTGTATTCGGGTGCTTGGCAGTGGAATCTTGAGCAAATTCAATCCATTGGTATCACCGATTATAACGTTGTTGATTTAATTGCTCGAAATATTCGGAAACTATCAGAAGATACACAGAAAGTCTTAAAACTGGCCTCATGTATTGGCAACACGTTTAACTTAGAAGTTTTGAGTGTTGTCCGACAAGAATCTTCCTTAGCCACAGCCGCACAATTGTGGCCGGCACTTCAGGCCGGTTTGATTTTACCGTTAAGCAATGACTACAAAATTCCCCTCGTATTTAGCCAGGAAGAATCAAGCGGAATTACTTTAACGGATGTCAAGGTAGACTACAAATTTTTACATGATCGAGTGCAACAAGCGGCTTATTCTTTGATTCCCGATGAAGAGAAGAAAGCAACACACCTAAGAATTGGTCAATTACTCCTACAAAATACCACCCCAGAAGACCGCAAAGAAAATATTTTTGCTTTAGTTAATCAACTGAATTACGGGACGGATTTGCTTGTATCTGAGTCAGAAAAATATGAATTGGCTGAGCTAAATTTGATTGCCGGTCAAAAAGCTAAAGCAGCAACCGCTCATGAGTCCGCTGTCAAATATTTGAATGTGGGGTTAGGACTTCTTGCCTCAGATAGCTGGCAGCATCAATATGATCTAACGTTCACCCTTTACTTGGAAACCGCAGAAGCCGAATACTTGATTGGTAATTTTGAGCAATTGAATCAGCTTTCTGAGGTTCTTCTCAAATCTGCAAAAACACTCCTCGAAAAAGTCAAAGTATACGAGCTAAAAATTCAGTTTGATATCGCTCAAAGTCAGTTGCAATCAGCGATAGATACCAGCGTTAGCGTTCTGGAAATGTTTGGGGTTCGCCTGGAGCAAGAACCGCCTCAAAATTTGATTATTGATCATTTAGCTGATCTGCCGGCAATGACAGATCTCGACAAACTCGCCTCCATGCGAATATTAAAGACGAGCGTGACAGCGGCTTATCTCGGAAATGCGGCGATGCTGCCACCGATTCTTTTTACAATGATCTCTTTGTCTATCCGATATGGAAATTCACCCGAATCCGCCTACGCTTATGTTTGGTATGGCTGTCTCTTGTCTGGGGCAATGGGAGAGATAGAGTCGGGCTATCAATTTGGTAAACTCGCTGTTCCTTTGTTGAAAAAACTTGACTGCAACACCCTAAAATCTAAGATTATTTGTATACTGTATGCCCTGATTAATCACTGGAAAAATCATCTTAGTGAAAATCTAGAACCGTTGCTCGAAGGGACTCAAAGCGGTTTAGAAGTTGGAGATTTAGAATTTGCTTGCCATGATGCTGCGAATTATTGCAATTTCGCATTTTTCAAAGGTGAACAACTGCAAAAAATGGAAGTTGAACATGAAAAATACCTTGCTTTAACCATCAAATGCAAGCAAGATTATGATATTAACTTTCTCAAAGTTTATGGTCAATTGATTAAAAATCTTCTCGGCAAAGCCCCGGATAAATTGCGTTTGGCCGGCAATGTTTTTAATGAAGAAGAAATGCTTCCTATCATTAAAGAAGGTAACAATGGAACTTTGCGGCTGCTATATTATGTTGCTCAAACCATTCTCCTGTATTCATTTAAAGATTACAAGGGAACAGTAGCCAGCGCAACTTTAGCAGCCCAAAATGCCCATTTCGGGGTGGGAACCATTCATAATATCTTTTACAACTTCTACCACTCTCTTGCTCTCCTCGCATTGTATCCAGCAGCCGAAGCAGACGACAAAGAAGAATACCTTACTCAGGTGGTAGCCAATCAAGAAAAAATGAAGACATGGGCATTTCATGCGCCGTCAAATTTCCAGCATAAGTATGACTTGGTAGAAGCGGAAAAGGCGCGGATTTTGGGACGGCGGGAAGAAGCAATCGATTATTACGAACGGGCAATTCAAGCCGCCAAAGCGCAGAAATATATCCAAGAAGAAGCATTAGCCAATGAACTGGCAGCAGAGTTTCAGCTATCTCTAGGTAGAGAGAAGATTGCTAAAACCTACATGACCGATGCTTACTATGGCTATATCCGCTGGGGTGCGAAGGCTAAAGTCGAAGATTTGGAGGCCCGATACCCGCAATTAATTATGCGCTCAACCGGCACAGAAATGCCCCTTGATCATACGGCAACGATTACCTCTTTAACCACCACCGGCAGCCAAACCGAGTTGCTAGATTTAGCAACGTTGATGAAAGCGTCGCAAGCGATTGCCGGGGAAATTGTTTTATCTAGCTTGCTTGACAAGTTAATGAAAATCTTGATAGAAAATGCCGGCGCACAAACCGGCTCACTCATCTTGCTGAAAAACGGACAACTTTTCCTAGGGGCAGAGGGGACTAAAGATGAGGTGCGAGTGCTGGAATCGGTGCCGGTTTCAACGAGCCAGCAGTTACCGATGTCGGTGCTTAATTATGTTGCCAGAACTCAGAAAGAACTTGTATTAAACGATGCAAGAAGCGAGGAAATCTTTAACACCGACCCTTACATCACCCAACATCAGCCAAAATCAGTTCTCTGCACGCCTATCCTCTATCAAGGTCAACTCACCGCCATCTTTTACTTGGAAAACAATTTAACTTCAGGTGCTTTTACCCCCAGGCGATTGGAAGTCTTGCGGATA from Microcoleus sp. FACHB-68 includes:
- a CDS encoding hybrid sensor histidine kinase/response regulator, which gives rise to MTITLPGYRLNQTLHTGFKTVIYSGTREIANTSVIVKTLKAEYPTIDEITRLRHEYKILENLEIEGVVKSIALENSQNGLALILEHFAGQSLKDYLTDQNHLKLNDFFMVAIQLVQILGDLHKNKIIHKDIKPHNILINPQTFQVKIIDFSIASRLERENQTLSNPNLLEGTLAYMSPEQTGRMNRSIDYRTDFYSLGVTFYEMLTGQLPFSATDPLEFVHCHIAKMPVPPQQLNSEIPEAISSMVMKLLAKMAEDRYQSAEGLKFDLETCLMKLQTTGRISGFIPGSADRAGLLNIPQKLYGREAEVSRLLETFDRVAGGATELMLVSGYSGIGKTVLVNEVHKPIVRQRGYFIAGKFDQFKRNIPFASLIQAFQSLILQLLTESEAEIHLWKEKLLFALGINGQVIIDVIPEIELITGKQPPVPELGATESQNRFSRVFKQFIGVFTTQEHPLVVFLDDLQWADSASLKLIELLMTDSDSKYLLLIGAYRDNEVFPTHPTIQTIEKIQAAGATVNNIVLGPLELVHVGQLISDTLNESVQSKQLAELLFNKTQGNPFFLTQILKTLAQEDLLTYDLYSGAWQWNLEQIQSIGITDYNVVDLIARNIRKLSEDTQKVLKLASCIGNTFNLEVLSVVRQESSLATAAQLWPALQAGLILPLSNDYKIPLVFSQEESSGITLTDVKVDYKFLHDRVQQAAYSLIPDEEKKATHLRIGQLLLQNTTPEDRKENIFALVNQLNYGTDLLVSESEKYELAELNLIAGQKAKAATAHESAVKYLNVGLGLLASDSWQHQYDLTFTLYLETAEAEYLIGNFEQLNQLSEVLLKSAKTLLEKVKVYELKIQFDIAQSQLQSAIDTSVSVLEMFGVRLEQEPPQNLIIDHLADLPAMTDLDKLASMRILKTSVTAAYLGNAAMLPPILFTMISLSIRYGNSPESAYAYVWYGCLLSGAMGEIESGYQFGKLAVPLLKKLDCNTLKSKIICILYALINHWKNHLSENLEPLLEGTQSGLEVGDLEFACHDAANYCNFAFFKGEQLQKMEVEHEKYLALTIKCKQDYDINFLKVYGQLIKNLLGKAPDKLRLAGNVFNEEEMLPIIKEGNNGTLRLLYYVAQTILLYSFKDYKGTVASATLAAQNAHFGVGTIHNIFYNFYHSLALLALYPAAEADDKEEYLTQVVANQEKMKTWAFHAPSNFQHKYDLVEAEKARILGRREEAIDYYERAIQAAKAQKYIQEEALANELAAEFQLSLGREKIAKTYMTDAYYGYIRWGAKAKVEDLEARYPQLIMRSTGTEMPLDHTATITSLTTTGSQTELLDLATLMKASQAIAGEIVLSSLLDKLMKILIENAGAQTGSLILLKNGQLFLGAEGTKDEVRVLESVPVSTSQQLPMSVLNYVARTQKELVLNDARSEEIFNTDPYITQHQPKSVLCTPILYQGQLTAIFYLENNLTSGAFTPRRLEVLRILSGQAAVALENAQLYHTLEAKVEQRTQELKEKNIHLQKAEEIAKSASRAKSEFLANMSHELRTPLNGILGYAQILKRDRNLSNSHKDSVNIIYQCGDHLLNVINDILDLSKIEARKMEIHANEFRFPEFLEGITEICHIRAEQKGISLSYEPLTQLPAGIRADEKRLRQVLINLLGNAVKFTEAGGVVFKVGVPAGDESSNSPIDNPESPTVKVRFQVEDTGVGMTAEQLAEIFVPFHQVGEHNRKAEGTGLGLAISRQLVEMMGGEIKVKSTAGKGSTFFFELDLLTLPELTNRFKLDERTIIGFKGTNRRILVVDDKQENRSILVGLLQPLGFEIAEAANGQECLEKTAQFEPNLILTDLVMPVMDGFEATRRIRKSAEFAGVVVIASSASVFDFEQQKSWDAGCDDFLPKPVRTEELLEKLRIHLKLEWVYEETPNGKPKKPEKPQDLGFKNNDSIVAPPAEEIAVFWDLAMMGDLKGIQEEATQLEELDTQYIPFATELKQFAKGFQVKQIREFLNKYRGIDK